One window from the genome of Natronomonas pharaonis DSM 2160 encodes:
- the pspAB gene encoding PspA-associated protein PspAB — MGIFETVRQVLGLSAESGATRDADPEDLFGMSTAYLTMEAELGFAPTGDAALCFADVDSTAFREAREEVEAVLELGEADGTTADFIEDSHGYHWVVLHDTDFENLVSSIHFAADTLIEEGFGSRLLAALFAFERDGTTAYWVYSFRRGAYYPFVPTGGRQRDQKLEFKLESSFDGELAIEDDTSYWYPMWPEGDTHPWG; from the coding sequence ATGGGTATCTTCGAAACCGTTCGGCAAGTACTCGGATTGAGTGCGGAATCCGGCGCGACCCGCGATGCGGACCCGGAGGACCTCTTCGGCATGTCGACTGCGTATCTGACGATGGAAGCAGAACTCGGCTTTGCGCCGACCGGGGATGCGGCGCTGTGCTTCGCCGATGTCGACAGTACGGCGTTCCGGGAGGCCCGCGAGGAGGTCGAAGCAGTCCTTGAACTCGGGGAGGCCGACGGGACGACAGCGGATTTCATCGAAGACAGCCACGGCTACCACTGGGTCGTGTTACACGACACTGACTTCGAGAACCTCGTTTCGAGCATCCACTTCGCCGCCGACACGCTTATCGAAGAAGGGTTCGGTTCGCGGCTGTTGGCGGCGCTTTTTGCCTTCGAGCGCGACGGAACGACCGCCTACTGGGTGTACTCGTTCCGCCGAGGTGCGTACTATCCGTTCGTCCCGACGGGAGGCCGTCAGCGAGACCAGAAGCTCGAGTTCAAGCTCGAAAGCAGCTTCGACGGCGAGTTGGCGATAGAGGACGACACGTCGTACTGGTATCCCATGTGGCCGGAAGGGGACACCCACCCGTGGGGGTAG
- the ligA gene encoding NAD-dependent DNA ligase LigA, whose protein sequence is MEEPEDNPYIRDPPLDFEPVDELDAASATRQVETLREAIRFHDYRYYQLADPVISDRAYDQLFERLERLESKFDRSSATSPTQRVGGEPLDELETVEHVAPMRSIESSVEVDDIRDFDTRIQERLAAAGYEGPVRYLCEPKFDGLSVELVYEEGELSRAATRGDGQEGDDVTANVRTIRSVPLTLDGDCPSFLAVRGEIFMPKDAFQEYNRERLERGEEPFSNPRNAAAGTLRQLDPSVTAERPLDCFVFDILDDGGRGFETRMAEHEAVESWGFQVDDHTARVDDIEAAIAFREEMLDGRASLDYEIDGIVIKLDRKDACALLGATARAPRWAYAYKFPARTEETTVRDIVLQVGRTGRLTPVALLDPVEVSGVEVSRATLHNPQQIAELGVGIGDRVTLKRAGDVIPYIEAVVDSEREAHFEFPDRCPVCESPLERDGPLAYCTGGVACPAQLRRAVEHYASRSGLDIEGLGESAVDQLVDAGLVERLPDLYDLSVADVAELDGWGRTSAENLLEELEASTEPPLPAFLSALGIPGVGTTTAADIAREFGTLDAVMDATAEELRAVDGIGPTLGGEIAEFFDSDRNQQVIEQLRKRGVDPEPAETAGDALSGQTFVFTGSLDGLTREEAHELVETSGGTATGSVSGNTDYLVVGDSPGQRKREAANEHGVETLSQSDFESLLESHGIEI, encoded by the coding sequence ATGGAGGAGCCGGAGGACAACCCCTACATTCGGGACCCACCGCTGGATTTCGAGCCGGTCGACGAACTCGACGCGGCGAGCGCAACGCGGCAGGTCGAGACGCTTCGTGAGGCGATTCGGTTCCACGATTACCGCTACTATCAGCTTGCGGACCCAGTTATCTCGGACCGAGCCTACGACCAACTATTCGAGCGGTTGGAGAGGCTCGAATCGAAGTTCGACCGCAGTTCGGCGACGAGCCCGACCCAACGGGTTGGCGGCGAGCCGCTGGACGAACTGGAGACGGTCGAACACGTCGCGCCGATGCGTTCTATCGAATCGAGCGTCGAGGTCGACGACATCCGTGACTTCGATACCCGTATCCAAGAGCGGCTCGCGGCAGCCGGCTACGAGGGACCGGTTCGGTATCTCTGTGAGCCGAAATTTGACGGCCTCTCCGTCGAGCTCGTCTACGAGGAGGGCGAACTCAGCCGCGCAGCGACGCGCGGCGATGGGCAGGAAGGCGACGATGTCACGGCCAACGTCCGGACGATTCGGTCGGTGCCGCTGACGCTCGATGGCGACTGTCCGTCGTTTCTGGCCGTTCGCGGGGAGATTTTCATGCCGAAAGACGCCTTTCAGGAGTACAATCGCGAACGGCTCGAACGGGGCGAGGAGCCGTTTTCGAACCCGCGAAACGCCGCCGCGGGAACACTGCGTCAGCTCGACCCATCAGTGACCGCGGAACGGCCGCTGGACTGTTTCGTCTTCGATATCCTCGACGACGGCGGGCGCGGCTTCGAGACGCGGATGGCGGAACACGAAGCCGTCGAAAGCTGGGGGTTTCAGGTTGATGACCACACCGCGCGGGTTGACGATATCGAGGCAGCCATTGCGTTCCGCGAGGAGATGCTGGACGGGCGGGCGTCGCTAGACTACGAAATCGACGGCATCGTCATCAAGCTTGACCGGAAGGATGCGTGTGCGCTGCTGGGCGCAACAGCCCGAGCACCGCGGTGGGCCTACGCCTACAAGTTCCCCGCGCGAACCGAGGAGACAACGGTTCGTGATATCGTCCTTCAGGTTGGACGAACCGGTCGGCTGACACCGGTCGCGTTGCTCGACCCCGTCGAGGTTTCGGGAGTAGAAGTCTCGCGGGCAACGCTGCACAACCCACAACAGATAGCCGAACTCGGCGTTGGCATCGGCGACCGGGTCACGCTGAAGCGGGCGGGCGATGTTATCCCATACATCGAGGCAGTGGTCGACTCCGAGAGGGAGGCCCACTTCGAGTTCCCGGACCGCTGTCCCGTCTGTGAGAGTCCACTCGAGCGCGACGGACCGTTGGCGTACTGTACCGGCGGGGTCGCCTGCCCGGCACAGCTCCGGCGTGCCGTCGAACATTACGCCTCTCGAAGCGGCCTCGATATCGAGGGCCTCGGCGAGAGCGCGGTCGACCAGCTCGTCGACGCCGGGCTCGTCGAGCGGCTCCCCGACCTCTACGACCTGAGCGTTGCGGATGTGGCCGAGCTGGACGGCTGGGGAAGGACAAGCGCCGAGAACCTCCTTGAGGAGCTAGAGGCGAGCACCGAACCGCCGCTTCCAGCGTTTCTGTCGGCGCTCGGCATCCCCGGCGTCGGAACAACCACTGCCGCCGACATCGCCCGTGAATTCGGCACGCTGGATGCCGTCATGGATGCGACGGCCGAAGAGTTACGAGCGGTAGACGGCATCGGGCCGACACTGGGGGGCGAAATCGCTGAGTTCTTTGACAGCGACCGCAACCAGCAGGTCATCGAACAACTTCGGAAGCGCGGCGTCGACCCGGAGCCGGCGGAGACTGCCGGGGACGCGCTGTCAGGACAAACGTTTGTGTTCACCGGCTCGCTCGATGGGCTGACTCGCGAAGAGGCCCACGAGCTGGTGGAGACGAGCGGTGGGACGGCGACCGGGAGCGTCTCGGGCAACACGGATTACCTCGTGGTCGGTGACAGCCCCGGGCAGCGCAAGCGGGAAGCCGCCAACGAACACGGCGTTGAGACGCTCAGTCAGTCCGACTTCGAGTCGTTGCTTGAATCCCACGGCATCGAAATATAG
- a CDS encoding pyridoxal-phosphate-dependent aminotransferase family protein, with protein MSKKQEYRDDYPEKTLYLPGPTEVRDDVIKAMCEPMFGHRMDRMTDLYTTIVEDTKEFLGTDNDVIILTASGTEFWESTTLNLVEDNMLVPTSGAFSERQANVAERLGKDVDRIEYEWGKAAKPDDIRDALETGDYDAVGAVMNETSTGVRNPIEEIGDVVAEYPDTYFIVDAISCLGGDFIDIEEHGIDAIFTSTQKAFAMPPGLAVCAVSDAAYERELESESASWYGGFQRCLDYYDRKGQTHSTPAIPIMLAYRKQMKHMLDEGHGARDERHQEMAEYTREWAREHFGVFPEEGYESQTVTCVENTRNINVAETVEAVSEEYDMVFSSGYGDIGEETFRIGHMGEHTVESIKELTDAIEDVADL; from the coding sequence GTGAGCAAGAAACAAGAATACAGAGACGACTACCCCGAGAAGACGCTGTATCTCCCCGGCCCGACCGAAGTGCGCGATGACGTCATCAAGGCGATGTGCGAGCCGATGTTCGGCCACCGCATGGACCGGATGACGGACCTCTATACGACCATCGTCGAGGACACAAAGGAGTTCCTCGGTACGGACAACGACGTTATCATCCTCACCGCCTCTGGAACGGAGTTTTGGGAGTCGACGACGCTCAACCTCGTCGAGGACAACATGCTCGTGCCGACCTCCGGCGCGTTCAGCGAACGGCAAGCGAACGTGGCCGAGCGGCTCGGCAAGGATGTCGACCGCATCGAGTACGAGTGGGGGAAGGCCGCAAAGCCGGACGATATCCGTGACGCCCTCGAAACCGGCGACTACGACGCGGTCGGGGCGGTGATGAACGAAACCTCCACAGGAGTTCGCAACCCCATCGAGGAGATCGGCGACGTCGTCGCTGAGTACCCCGATACCTACTTCATCGTCGACGCCATCTCCTGTCTCGGCGGCGACTTTATCGACATCGAAGAACACGGCATCGACGCCATCTTCACCTCGACACAGAAGGCGTTCGCGATGCCGCCGGGGCTTGCGGTCTGTGCCGTCTCCGATGCAGCCTACGAACGCGAACTCGAATCGGAATCGGCCTCGTGGTACGGCGGCTTCCAGCGGTGTCTCGACTACTACGACCGGAAGGGACAGACCCACTCGACACCGGCGATTCCGATTATGCTCGCATACCGCAAGCAAATGAAACACATGCTCGATGAAGGACACGGCGCCCGCGACGAGCGCCACCAAGAGATGGCCGAGTACACCCGTGAGTGGGCCCGCGAGCACTTCGGTGTCTTCCCTGAGGAGGGGTATGAGTCCCAGACGGTCACCTGTGTCGAGAACACCCGTAACATCAACGTCGCCGAGACGGTCGAGGCCGTCTCGGAGGAGTACGACATGGTCTTTTCGAGCGGCTACGGCGATATCGGCGAAGAGACGTTCCGCATCGGCCACATGGGAGAACATACCGTCGAGAGTATCAAGGAATTGACAGACGCAATCGAGGACGTCGCCGACCTGTAG
- a CDS encoding MFS transporter — MSRSERVRLAAVVFAVLFTQLLVYPGVDRLVDVLGGEPTVDAGTAFLGVQLLAFVLFSAVWGALSDRAGRRTPFIVLGAAGGAAAYLVLVGIVVAGIGDFRTALVVRFVEGAFTIGAFSLSITMLMDLDGGHGRNMGAAGIAIGAGAALGAPVGGQLYELGTLAPIVASAVLLVGVAAVVATIPDRAPDGGRSLRDAVDCVRRRPTLFVPFAFGFADRFAAGFFGLIGTFYFRDAFDLSPSEIGLLLACFFAPFALLQYPLGTLSDRIGRVVPIVVGSAGFGLAILGVGLAPTAALAAVGMVAVGVLGALVAPATMALVTDIAAPDERGAAMGGFNIFGSLGFLGGIIVGGALATRFDYFAAFLVAGGLEIVIAVLALPVLVRTVSDPTATFGSPE; from the coding sequence GTGAGCCGCTCCGAACGTGTTCGGCTGGCCGCAGTTGTCTTCGCGGTGCTCTTTACCCAACTGCTGGTGTATCCGGGCGTTGACCGGCTCGTTGATGTCCTCGGCGGTGAGCCGACAGTCGATGCCGGAACAGCGTTTCTCGGGGTTCAGCTCCTCGCATTTGTGCTGTTCTCGGCGGTCTGGGGGGCACTCTCCGACCGCGCCGGTCGGCGGACGCCGTTCATTGTCCTCGGGGCGGCGGGCGGCGCGGCCGCCTATCTCGTGCTCGTCGGCATCGTCGTCGCCGGCATCGGCGACTTCCGGACGGCGCTTGTCGTCCGGTTTGTCGAAGGTGCATTCACCATCGGTGCGTTTTCGCTTTCGATTACGATGCTGATGGACCTCGACGGCGGGCACGGGCGAAATATGGGTGCGGCCGGCATCGCCATCGGAGCGGGGGCGGCCCTAGGTGCACCTGTTGGGGGACAGCTGTACGAGTTGGGGACGCTCGCTCCGATTGTCGCCTCGGCGGTGCTGCTGGTCGGTGTCGCCGCCGTGGTTGCGACCATCCCGGATAGAGCGCCGGACGGAGGCCGGTCGCTCCGGGACGCCGTCGACTGCGTGCGGCGGCGGCCGACGCTGTTTGTCCCCTTCGCGTTCGGCTTCGCCGACCGGTTCGCCGCCGGCTTTTTCGGTCTCATCGGGACGTTCTATTTCCGGGACGCTTTCGATCTGTCGCCGTCCGAAATCGGGCTGTTGCTCGCCTGCTTTTTCGCGCCGTTCGCGCTGCTGCAGTACCCGCTCGGAACGCTCTCTGACCGTATCGGACGGGTCGTCCCGATCGTCGTTGGGTCCGCGGGGTTCGGGCTCGCTATTCTCGGTGTCGGACTCGCGCCGACGGCGGCGCTGGCGGCGGTCGGAATGGTCGCCGTCGGCGTGCTTGGGGCGTTGGTCGCACCCGCGACGATGGCGCTTGTTACTGATATCGCCGCACCGGACGAACGCGGGGCGGCGATGGGTGGGTTCAACATCTTCGGTAGCCTCGGATTTCTCGGTGGCATCATCGTCGGCGGTGCGCTGGCGACTCGATTCGATTACTTCGCCGCGTTTCTCGTCGCCGGCGGACTGGAGATCGTCATTGCCGTGCTCGCGCTCCCAGTGCTTGTACGGACCGTGTCGGACCCGACGGCGACGTTCGGCAGTCCTGAGTAA
- a CDS encoding MBL fold metallo-hydrolase, whose amino-acid sequence MVTVTVLGSGGNFPLPTPTCECRLCVEARSEGIPYARHGNNLYIEDLSAVVDAPEFVFENLNRAGVDEFSYLFLTHWHPDHTAGLRVVQSRPDASLFDDSDRGIIDTARSDVPTLVTTERVFERTCELYDGLRHFSEMGYVETHFLDDDPLVVDGIRVEAIPYSLSGNSDMDATAFVLFDGDTTVVLAPDDARYLDEAALPDDIDLAVFECGYFEQTPDGTPILADADAAVFDDELTHGEVLARIDRLAPERTLLTEIEHIYARSHDQLQALANGYDGIEFAYDGATVDASDGF is encoded by the coding sequence ATGGTCACAGTTACCGTTCTCGGCAGCGGTGGTAACTTCCCGCTTCCGACCCCGACCTGTGAGTGCCGACTCTGTGTCGAGGCCAGAAGCGAGGGGATTCCATACGCTCGACACGGCAACAACCTCTACATTGAGGACCTGTCGGCGGTCGTGGATGCCCCCGAGTTCGTCTTCGAGAACCTCAACCGGGCTGGCGTCGACGAGTTCTCGTATCTGTTCTTGACGCACTGGCACCCAGACCACACTGCCGGCCTCCGGGTCGTTCAGTCCCGCCCTGACGCCAGCTTGTTCGATGACTCCGACCGCGGCATCATCGATACCGCGCGGTCGGACGTGCCGACGCTCGTGACCACCGAGCGCGTCTTCGAGCGGACCTGCGAACTCTACGACGGCCTGCGACACTTCTCGGAGATGGGGTACGTCGAGACGCACTTCTTGGACGACGACCCTCTCGTTGTCGATGGGATTCGTGTCGAGGCCATTCCGTACTCACTGTCCGGGAACAGCGATATGGACGCGACGGCGTTCGTCCTCTTTGACGGGGACACGACGGTTGTTTTAGCTCCCGACGACGCTCGATATCTCGACGAGGCCGCACTGCCGGACGATATCGACCTCGCGGTCTTCGAGTGTGGCTACTTCGAGCAAACGCCCGATGGAACGCCCATCTTAGCCGACGCTGACGCTGCTGTCTTCGACGACGAACTCACTCATGGGGAAGTACTCGCCCGCATCGACCGGCTCGCTCCGGAGCGAACGCTGCTGACTGAAATCGAGCACATCTACGCTCGGAGCCACGACCAGCTGCAGGCGCTCGCCAACGGCTACGACGGCATCGAGTTCGCCTACGACGGGGCGACTGTCGACGCCAGCGACGGGTTTTAA
- a CDS encoding SDR family NAD(P)-dependent oxidoreductase encodes MPTAVIVGASSGIGRALAEELADDYELGLAARRLDELRAVGESIGGAHVAAIDVTEPNARERFDALADSLDGVDVVVISAGIARYNDALEWDPERETVAVNAAGFTAIATAAIDHFEATGGGQLVGISSVAAEVGSPTLPAYSASKAYVSRYLEGLRYRAGEDIAVTDVRPGFVDTDMSPDADRFWECSPETAAAGIARAIEREPAVAYVPRRWWLVSKLLGVLPDRLRAEAM; translated from the coding sequence ATGCCAACTGCCGTCATCGTCGGTGCCTCGTCGGGCATCGGACGGGCGCTGGCCGAAGAGCTGGCCGACGACTACGAACTCGGACTTGCCGCCCGACGCCTCGACGAACTCAGGGCGGTTGGGGAATCAATCGGCGGTGCACATGTCGCGGCTATCGATGTCACCGAACCGAACGCCCGCGAGCGCTTCGATGCGCTGGCCGACTCGCTGGATGGGGTCGATGTCGTCGTCATCTCGGCCGGTATCGCACGGTATAACGATGCGCTTGAGTGGGACCCCGAGCGGGAGACAGTTGCGGTCAACGCTGCGGGCTTTACCGCCATCGCGACGGCCGCAATCGACCATTTCGAAGCGACTGGCGGGGGCCAACTCGTCGGCATCTCTTCGGTCGCTGCCGAGGTCGGCAGTCCGACACTACCCGCCTACAGCGCTTCTAAGGCCTACGTCTCGCGGTATCTGGAGGGGCTCCGATACCGGGCCGGCGAGGACATCGCCGTCACCGATGTCCGACCGGGGTTTGTCGATACTGACATGTCGCCGGATGCCGACCGCTTCTGGGAGTGCTCGCCGGAGACGGCCGCCGCCGGCATCGCCCGCGCCATCGAACGCGAGCCAGCGGTCGCGTACGTCCCCCGCCGCTGGTGGCTCGTCTCGAAGCTTCTCGGTGTCCTCCCCGACCGGCTGCGTGCCGAGGCGATGTAG
- a CDS encoding GNAT family N-acetyltransferase: MAATFVDPDNTGRGIGRALVEKLEGIARREGVERLTVLASLNAVGFYEALGFEREHKIDAGAPEDPYVPSIKLQKKLT; encoded by the coding sequence CTGGCAGCAACGTTTGTCGACCCTGATAATACTGGAAGGGGGATCGGTCGGGCACTCGTTGAGAAGCTCGAAGGCATCGCCCGAAGAGAAGGCGTAGAACGGCTCACCGTCCTCGCATCACTGAACGCCGTCGGGTTCTACGAGGCGCTCGGATTTGAGAGAGAACACAAAATCGACGCCGGAGCGCCTGAGGACCCATATGTTCCGAGCATTAAGCTACAGAAGAAGCTGACATAG
- a CDS encoding helicase C-terminal domain-containing protein, with product MDPSRIVAEFPAPSFRGAQQQALADIRAAFEAGNDVVLVRAPTGSGKSLLARAIAGCARQDGEGPPGLATGAYYTTPQVSQLDDVAGDDLLDDLSVIRGKPNYSCILPGETTTPVNQAPCARERGFDCPVRHRCPYFADRATASENPIAAMTLAYFMQTAGSEVFGERDVVVVDEAHGLAEWAEMYATIELSPSTVPVWDACRPPDVDGIADVDGYAERLLDVCSRRQTELRGRAELTPDEAAERDRLAELRRDLQWFLDDRKDDDSPTVWVADQSDRGTRKDPRGGAVTVKPLDPARYLHHTVWDRGNRFALLSATILDKEAFCRGAGLNPDTVALVDVPHTFPVENRPLYDVTQGKMTYEHREETLPKLARTVVRLMAAHGDEKGLIHAHSYAIADQLRELLSEFGVGGRVRGHDRDNRDAALAGWKRSDDPDVFISVKMEEALDLNGDYCRWQVLCKAPYPNTNDSRVARRLEDGQWNWYYRTALRTVIQACGRVVRSPDDYGATYLADTSLLDLFERARGAMPSWFAEQVDRMSKPDLPSFDPEAALGDADSRSRTRRSQTGQSTGENGMDDHPLSDVWGDG from the coding sequence GTGGACCCATCGCGAATCGTCGCGGAGTTTCCAGCCCCCTCGTTTCGGGGGGCACAACAGCAGGCGCTTGCCGACATCCGGGCGGCCTTCGAGGCCGGCAACGATGTCGTCTTGGTTCGTGCGCCGACCGGCAGCGGCAAGTCACTGCTAGCGCGGGCTATCGCCGGCTGTGCTCGACAGGACGGCGAGGGGCCGCCGGGGCTGGCGACGGGGGCGTACTACACCACGCCGCAGGTGTCACAGCTCGATGACGTGGCCGGCGACGACCTACTCGACGACCTGAGTGTCATTCGCGGGAAGCCAAACTACTCCTGTATCCTCCCGGGAGAGACAACGACGCCGGTAAATCAGGCCCCGTGTGCCCGCGAGCGCGGCTTCGACTGTCCGGTCAGACACCGGTGTCCGTACTTCGCCGACCGGGCAACCGCCTCTGAGAACCCGATCGCCGCGATGACACTGGCGTATTTCATGCAGACAGCCGGCAGCGAGGTGTTCGGCGAGCGCGATGTCGTCGTCGTCGACGAGGCCCACGGGCTCGCCGAATGGGCGGAGATGTACGCGACAATCGAGCTGTCGCCGTCGACGGTGCCGGTCTGGGACGCCTGCCGGCCACCCGATGTCGACGGTATCGCGGACGTCGATGGCTACGCCGAGCGACTGCTGGATGTCTGCTCACGGCGGCAAACGGAGCTTCGCGGGCGGGCTGAACTGACGCCGGACGAAGCGGCCGAACGGGACCGACTGGCCGAGCTCCGTCGGGACCTCCAGTGGTTTCTCGACGACCGCAAGGACGACGATAGCCCGACCGTCTGGGTCGCAGACCAGTCGGACCGCGGGACCCGCAAGGACCCGCGAGGCGGGGCCGTCACGGTCAAGCCGCTCGACCCTGCGCGATACCTCCATCACACGGTCTGGGACCGCGGCAACCGGTTTGCGCTGCTTTCGGCGACGATACTGGACAAGGAGGCGTTCTGCCGAGGAGCCGGCCTCAATCCCGACACTGTCGCGCTCGTCGACGTGCCGCACACCTTCCCGGTCGAAAACCGGCCGCTCTACGATGTGACACAGGGGAAAATGACCTACGAGCACCGCGAGGAGACGCTCCCGAAGCTCGCCCGGACCGTCGTCCGACTGATGGCAGCCCACGGCGACGAGAAGGGACTGATTCACGCCCACTCGTATGCCATCGCCGACCAGCTTCGCGAACTGCTCTCCGAGTTCGGCGTCGGCGGGCGAGTCCGCGGCCACGACCGGGACAACCGGGATGCGGCGCTCGCGGGCTGGAAGCGAAGCGACGACCCGGACGTGTTCATCTCGGTGAAGATGGAGGAGGCGCTGGACCTCAACGGCGACTACTGTCGCTGGCAGGTGCTCTGTAAGGCACCCTACCCGAACACCAACGATTCACGGGTCGCACGGCGGCTCGAAGACGGCCAGTGGAACTGGTACTACCGAACCGCGCTCCGAACGGTGATTCAGGCCTGCGGTCGAGTCGTCCGGTCGCCGGACGATTACGGCGCGACGTATCTGGCCGACACGTCGCTTTTGGACCTTTTCGAGCGTGCGCGCGGCGCGATGCCGTCGTGGTTTGCCGAGCAGGTCGACCGGATGTCGAAGCCCGACCTGCCGTCGTTCGACCCTGAAGCGGCGCTCGGCGATGCCGACAGCCGGTCGCGGACGCGCCGGTCGCAGACGGGCCAGTCAACGGGTGAAAACGGGATGGACGACCACCCGCTGTCGGATGTCTGGGGCGACGGTTGA
- a CDS encoding replication factor C small subunit: MSEGDADGGGREIWIEKYRPQTLDDIVGHESITERLKQYIAQNDLPHLLFAGPAGVGKTTAATAIAKEVYGDDWRENFLELNASDQRGIDVVRDRIKSFARASFGGYDHRIIFLDEADALTSDAQSALRRTMEQFSDNTRFILSCNYSSQIIDPIQSRCAVFRFSPLGDAAVDEQIRIIADTEGIELTDDGVDALVYAADGDMRKAINGLQAAAVMGGTVDEEAVYTITSTARPEEIREMVTEAMDGDFTAARSQLETLLTDVGIAGGDIIDQLHRSVWEFDLEEREAVQLMERIGEADYRITAGASEQLQLEALLAALARGNET; encoded by the coding sequence ATGAGCGAGGGCGACGCCGACGGCGGCGGCCGGGAGATATGGATAGAGAAGTACCGACCGCAGACGCTCGACGACATCGTCGGCCACGAAAGCATCACCGAACGGCTCAAACAGTATATCGCACAAAACGACCTGCCCCACCTGCTGTTTGCGGGACCGGCCGGCGTCGGCAAGACGACGGCGGCGACAGCCATCGCAAAGGAAGTCTACGGCGACGACTGGCGGGAAAACTTTCTTGAGCTAAACGCCTCCGACCAGCGCGGTATCGATGTCGTCAGGGACCGCATCAAGAGCTTTGCACGAGCGTCCTTCGGCGGCTACGACCACCGGATTATCTTCCTTGACGAGGCCGACGCCCTCACCAGCGACGCTCAGTCGGCGCTCCGCCGGACGATGGAACAGTTCTCCGACAACACCCGGTTTATTCTCTCGTGTAACTACTCCAGCCAGATTATCGACCCGATTCAGTCGCGGTGTGCGGTGTTTCGCTTTTCGCCACTCGGCGACGCGGCCGTCGACGAGCAGATTCGCATCATCGCCGACACGGAGGGCATCGAACTGACCGACGACGGCGTCGACGCGCTCGTTTACGCGGCCGACGGCGACATGCGGAAGGCGATCAACGGCCTGCAGGCCGCGGCGGTCATGGGCGGTACGGTCGACGAGGAGGCCGTCTACACAATCACCTCGACGGCCCGGCCAGAAGAGATACGCGAGATGGTCACCGAAGCGATGGACGGCGATTTCACCGCCGCCCGCTCGCAACTGGAGACGCTTCTGACCGATGTCGGCATCGCCGGCGGCGACATTATCGACCAACTCCACCGCTCGGTGTGGGAGTTCGACCTCGAGGAGCGGGAAGCAGTACAGTTGATGGAGCGCATCGGTGAGGCCGACTACCGCATCACCGCCGGCGCAAGCGAGCAGCTTCAGCTTGAGGCGCTGTTAGCGGCGCTGGCACGCGGCAACGAGACGTAG
- the samp2 gene encoding ubiquitin-like small modifier protein SAMP2, translated as MRVTCDIVGEDTRELDVDEAATYGDLLEAVGLSSHEASVLVDGSPVPEDRTVDSDSVRILRLIKGG; from the coding sequence ATGCGCGTCACTTGCGACATCGTCGGCGAGGACACTCGCGAACTCGATGTCGACGAAGCGGCCACGTACGGCGACCTGCTTGAGGCCGTCGGCCTTTCCAGCCACGAAGCGTCCGTGCTCGTCGACGGGAGCCCGGTTCCCGAAGACCGCACGGTTGACAGCGACTCGGTCCGCATTCTCCGACTTATCAAAGGCGGATGA
- a CDS encoding GNAT family N-acetyltransferase: protein MTTVRSATPGEYPAVRSILNAAMLTVPSGLLARGSVLVACDDDRILGGLVLVGDSIEAVAVRPGRRGQGLGTALIERAAARRPRLRAGFDPSVRPFYDSLGFDITCDDGRCEGVLDAG from the coding sequence ATGACGACTGTCCGTTCGGCGACGCCGGGCGAGTATCCGGCTGTTCGGTCGATACTCAACGCAGCGATGCTTACGGTCCCGTCCGGACTGCTCGCCCGTGGGTCGGTGCTTGTCGCCTGCGACGACGACCGGATACTCGGCGGGCTCGTTCTCGTCGGCGACAGCATCGAGGCGGTTGCGGTCCGCCCCGGCCGGCGTGGTCAGGGACTTGGCACCGCCCTCATCGAGCGCGCTGCCGCTCGACGGCCGCGTCTCCGGGCCGGGTTCGACCCGTCGGTACGACCGTTCTACGACTCGCTTGGGTTCGATATCACCTGCGACGACGGCCGGTGTGAGGGCGTTCTGGACGCCGGTTGA